DNA sequence from the Oscillatoria sp. FACHB-1406 genome:
CTAAAACATCTTCTTCTAGTAATAATTGTGCCGCTTCGAGCATTTCTGCTGCAATTTCTCTTAAATCGTCGCGATTGCCCAAATAAGCTTGCAGGGCGGCGAAGGGATCGATACGACTGCTAGCCCCCAATTCTGGCAAGCGGGGGGTGGCTAACTGAGAGACGAGTTCGGGACGAATCGTGTAGGTGTGGGAAGGTTGTAAGGCTTGGTGCAGTGCGGGCGTATCGATTTCGTCCAATTGTTCCGATCGCAGTTTATAAATGAGACGCACGACAGTTTCTTCTATTTCATATTTCGCGATCGCGTTTAAAATAGCAACTTGCGGCTCCTCGGATTGAGACACATCAACTTCAATCGTCCGAAAAGGACGCACGGGTAACGTGCAGAACTCCCAATTCGCTTTACCTTTTTCTAACTCCAGCCAAATATAGCCCTTATCTTCTTTTTCCTCGCTAAAATCGACTCGTTCGATGCTACCGGGATAGACGACGGGGGGATTATTAGCGGGATTCAAATTTTGGTGTTTGTGAACGTGACCGAGGGCAACATAATCGATCTCGGGACGGATAAGCAGCGAGATGGGAATGGTGAAACCTTTACCCACGGCTAAAAAGCGTTCGGCTCCGAGGGTAGCGCGATCGACCATTAAATGTCCGAGCAGAATTGTGGGAATATTGGCATCTAAGCGGCGAATTTCGGCTTCTAAGACCGGGCGCAGGCGATCGATGAGTAAAGCATTCACTTCAGCTAGGGAATGCCCTTCTGTTTCCGGGCGCGTTAGCAATGTCGATCGCGTCAGCCAAGGCAGCGTCAGCACTTGAACGTCGCCGTTGCGCGTTGAAATGCGGTGCGTAGCAATGCCATCGCCGACGTGAAAGCCCGGAACTGCTAAGGTTCGGTAGATACAAAGACTCGCGCCGCCCGTCCCTTGGGAATGTTGGTCGTGGTTGCCGACTAACAGGACGGCTGGGATATCGGCATCGGCAAGGCGACGAAATTGGGCGGCGAATGCTTCTTGGATGTAGGGCGGCGGCGTAGCGTCGGGGAAGGCATCGCCGCCAAAGAGGACTAAATCGGCGGGTTCTTCGATGGCGCGATCGATACAGCGCGATAAGGTATTGACAAAATCCTCTAGTCGTGTGTTAGTGCCGGTATCGGGATTGACGCGACCGTGCGTGAAACTACTGCCTAGATGAATATCCGATAAGTGAAGGATTGCGATCGCCATTAGCTCTCCGATTCTTAAACAATAGTTGCTAAAGTGAAATTTTTATGAAGCGCTGTTTCGATATTTCGGGTTAAAAAAACTTTTATCGGCTCGAGCGCTGGGAACTCACAATCTTTACAGAAAGCGCGATCGGTCAAGCTCTGGGGGGATTCATCCCTTGACCGCAGACTTGACCCTGACTGTAGCAATCGTTAGTATAGATTAAAACTAAATACTTTTTCAGTTCTTTTCCACATCATTAATCCTTCACCTACATACCCTCTCACCTATCCGTGCAATTACTTATGAACGGAGCGAATTCCACTCCTCAAAACGACGAAGCTCACCTCAACGATCCCCAATATTGGTACGCTCGT
Encoded proteins:
- the sbcD gene encoding exonuclease subunit SbcD; the protein is MAIAILHLSDIHLGSSFTHGRVNPDTGTNTRLEDFVNTLSRCIDRAIEEPADLVLFGGDAFPDATPPPYIQEAFAAQFRRLADADIPAVLLVGNHDQHSQGTGGASLCIYRTLAVPGFHVGDGIATHRISTRNGDVQVLTLPWLTRSTLLTRPETEGHSLAEVNALLIDRLRPVLEAEIRRLDANIPTILLGHLMVDRATLGAERFLAVGKGFTIPISLLIRPEIDYVALGHVHKHQNLNPANNPPVVYPGSIERVDFSEEKEDKGYIWLELEKGKANWEFCTLPVRPFRTIEVDVSQSEEPQVAILNAIAKYEIEETVVRLIYKLRSEQLDEIDTPALHQALQPSHTYTIRPELVSQLATPRLPELGASSRIDPFAALQAYLGNRDDLREIAAEMLEAAQLLLEEDVLEELGA